A stretch of Paenibacillus mucilaginosus 3016 DNA encodes these proteins:
- the murA gene encoding UDP-N-acetylglucosamine 1-carboxyvinyltransferase, which produces MEKLVIEGGKPLSGAIKIHGAKNAALPILAAGIMAEGTVVIENVPDLSDIHVMLGILQALGCQAEYQGDTVTVNTMGVHEFHIPEHLMSQMRSSIFLMGPLLARLGRVELYQPGGCAIGERKIDLHLRGLTALGAHIEESGSKIVCTAKELRGAEIVLDFPSVGATENIMMAAATARGSTTITGAAREPEIQDLQNFLNSMGAKIMGAGTDTITIEGVPVLTPGTYRIIPDRIVAGTLMIAAAVTKGNITLEQVCPAHMTSAIHVLKRAGVQIAISGDIMNVCAPTRPKAVERIVTSPHPAFPTDLQSQIMVLLSLADGVSVVKETVFEGRFKHVDELSRMGADIRVDLNAAMIRGVPRLYGATVEATDLRAGAALVIAGLAAQGTTVIEQIHHIDRGYDRIESMLSALGASIHRVSPVPSE; this is translated from the coding sequence TTGGAAAAGTTGGTTATCGAAGGCGGGAAACCTCTATCGGGAGCCATCAAGATTCACGGAGCCAAAAACGCCGCACTGCCTATCCTGGCAGCCGGCATCATGGCGGAAGGCACCGTAGTCATTGAGAATGTGCCGGACTTGTCCGATATTCACGTGATGCTCGGGATTCTGCAGGCCCTCGGCTGTCAGGCGGAATACCAGGGGGATACGGTGACCGTGAACACGATGGGGGTTCATGAATTCCACATTCCGGAGCACTTGATGAGCCAGATGCGGTCTTCGATCTTCCTTATGGGCCCGCTGCTCGCACGGCTCGGCCGGGTGGAGCTGTATCAGCCTGGAGGGTGCGCGATCGGAGAGCGAAAGATCGATCTGCATCTGCGCGGCCTGACGGCCCTCGGTGCGCATATCGAGGAGAGCGGCAGCAAGATTGTTTGTACGGCCAAGGAACTGCGGGGGGCGGAGATCGTACTCGACTTCCCGAGCGTTGGAGCCACCGAGAATATCATGATGGCCGCCGCCACGGCCCGGGGTTCCACCACGATTACGGGAGCGGCGCGCGAGCCCGAGATTCAGGACCTCCAGAACTTCCTGAATTCCATGGGCGCCAAGATTATGGGGGCGGGGACGGACACGATCACCATCGAGGGTGTGCCGGTACTGACCCCGGGCACCTACCGGATCATCCCGGACCGGATTGTCGCCGGAACCCTCATGATCGCCGCAGCCGTCACGAAGGGGAACATTACGCTGGAGCAGGTGTGTCCGGCGCATATGACCTCGGCGATTCACGTGCTGAAGCGCGCAGGTGTTCAAATCGCAATCAGTGGTGATATAATGAACGTATGCGCTCCCACCCGTCCCAAAGCGGTGGAGCGGATCGTGACATCGCCGCACCCGGCCTTCCCGACCGATCTGCAGTCGCAGATTATGGTGCTGCTGAGCCTCGCAGACGGGGTAAGCGTAGTGAAGGAAACGGTTTTTGAAGGAAGATTCAAGCACGTGGATGAACTCTCCCGCATGGGAGCCGACATCCGGGTGGATCTCAATGCGGCCATGATCCGGGGCGTTCCCCGGCTGTACGGGGCCACGGTGGAAGCCACGGACCTTCGTGCGGGAGCGGCTCTGGTGATCGCCGGCCTTGCAGCGCAGGGGACGACGGTGATCGAACAGATTCATCACATCGACCGCGGTTACGACCGGATCGAGTCTATGCTGAGTGCACTCGGCGCAAGCATTCACAGGGTATCACCGGTACCATCGGAGTAA
- the murB gene encoding UDP-N-acetylmuramate dehydrogenase, whose amino-acid sequence MQQVITELMNGTCGEVRLNEPLAPYTTWKIGGPADVLLIPRDKTELVRAVKLLHAHQTPWTALGRGSNMLVTDKGIRGVVIKLGDALETARFEGELVYAGGAFSFIKLSVMAGKEGLTGLEFASGIPGTVGGAVFMNAGAHGSDVSRILLRAEVLLPDGELVTMQKDDLAYAYRHSVLQLQPGIVTEAVFGLKYGDRLEIAATLASYKARRLRTQPLQLACAGSVFRNPDGHFAAKLIEDAGLKGYRVGGAEVSPLHANFIVNTGQATALDVLTLIEHVKQTVSDRFGVQLIPEVLVVGER is encoded by the coding sequence ATGCAACAGGTCATAACAGAACTTATGAACGGGACCTGCGGTGAAGTTCGGCTGAACGAACCGCTCGCTCCCTACACCACATGGAAGATCGGCGGCCCCGCCGACGTCCTGCTGATCCCCCGCGACAAGACGGAACTCGTGCGTGCCGTCAAGCTTTTGCATGCGCATCAGACGCCTTGGACGGCGCTGGGCCGAGGCTCCAATATGCTTGTTACCGACAAGGGCATCCGGGGTGTGGTGATCAAACTGGGGGATGCGCTCGAAACCGCGCGGTTCGAAGGGGAGCTCGTCTATGCCGGCGGCGCATTCTCGTTCATTAAGCTGTCGGTCATGGCGGGCAAGGAAGGATTGACCGGGTTGGAGTTTGCCTCAGGCATTCCGGGAACCGTGGGTGGAGCCGTCTTCATGAACGCCGGAGCGCACGGGTCCGATGTGTCACGCATACTACTGCGGGCTGAAGTTTTGCTCCCTGACGGGGAGTTGGTCACAATGCAAAAAGACGATTTGGCGTATGCTTACCGGCATTCGGTGCTGCAGCTGCAGCCCGGGATTGTGACGGAAGCGGTCTTCGGGCTGAAGTACGGCGACCGGCTGGAGATCGCAGCCACGCTGGCTTCCTACAAGGCCCGGCGTCTGCGGACGCAGCCCCTGCAGCTGGCCTGCGCGGGCAGCGTGTTCCGCAACCCGGACGGCCATTTTGCCGCCAAGCTGATCGAAGACGCCGGCCTCAAGGGATACCGGGTCGGCGGCGCCGAAGTGTCTCCGCTGCATGCCAACTTTATCGTCAACACCGGACAGGCGACAGCCCTCGACGTGCTGACCCTCATCGAACATGTGAAGCAGACCGTATCGGACCGGTTCGGTGTGCAGCTCATACCGGAAGTATTGGTGGTGGGTGAGCGGTAA
- a CDS encoding undecaprenyldiphospho-muramoylpentapeptide beta-N-acetylglucosaminyltransferase, giving the protein MKKIVFTGGGTAGHVTPNLAVMAELRRQGWDMEYIGSRDGIEKDIIDHEGIPFHHIASGKLRRYFDLKNFKDPLRVIQGTLQAYRLLRRIRPHIVFSKGGFVSVPVIVGCRLAGIPVIAHESDLTPGLANKISMPFVSRICVTFPETLKHLRGGKAECTGLPIREQILKGSAAKGRQLCDFHSSKPVLFIMGGSLGAQKINQAVRSILDSLLQEFQIIHICGKGNTDPGLQGIRGYRQFEYVKDELPDLLASASLVISRAGSTSIFEFLAARKPMLLIPLSRAASRGDQILNAESFRSQGYCEVLQEEELTADSLLSGVSSLYADRERVLANMEHSPYGDGTAQIVRLIEAHRLKEGS; this is encoded by the coding sequence ATGAAAAAAATCGTCTTCACCGGCGGCGGCACCGCCGGCCATGTGACCCCGAACCTGGCGGTCATGGCCGAGCTCCGCAGGCAGGGTTGGGACATGGAATATATCGGCTCCCGCGACGGGATCGAGAAGGACATCATCGATCACGAAGGGATTCCGTTTCATCATATCGCCTCCGGCAAGCTGAGGCGGTATTTCGACCTCAAGAACTTCAAGGATCCGCTGCGCGTCATCCAGGGAACGCTGCAGGCGTACAGGCTGCTGCGCCGGATCCGGCCCCATATCGTATTCTCCAAGGGAGGCTTCGTCTCCGTGCCGGTGATCGTCGGCTGCCGGCTTGCCGGCATTCCGGTCATCGCGCACGAGTCGGACCTCACGCCGGGACTTGCGAACAAAATCTCGATGCCGTTCGTCTCGCGGATCTGCGTGACCTTCCCGGAGACCCTGAAGCATCTGCGGGGCGGCAAAGCCGAGTGCACCGGGCTTCCGATCCGGGAGCAGATTCTGAAGGGCAGCGCCGCCAAGGGAAGGCAGCTCTGCGATTTTCATTCCTCGAAGCCGGTGCTGTTCATCATGGGCGGAAGCCTCGGCGCCCAGAAGATCAACCAGGCGGTCCGCAGCATCCTGGATTCGCTTCTCCAGGAGTTCCAGATCATCCATATCTGCGGCAAAGGCAACACCGATCCCGGGCTGCAGGGGATCCGGGGGTACCGGCAGTTCGAGTACGTGAAGGATGAGCTGCCGGATCTGCTGGCCTCGGCCTCTCTGGTGATCTCCCGTGCGGGCTCCACCTCCATCTTCGAATTCCTTGCCGCACGCAAGCCGATGCTGCTGATTCCGCTGTCCCGGGCGGCGAGCAGGGGAGACCAGATTCTCAATGCCGAGTCGTTCCGTTCGCAGGGCTACTGCGAAGTGCTTCAGGAGGAAGAGCTGACGGCGGATTCGCTTCTCTCCGGCGTCAGCAGCCTGTATGCGGACAGGGAGCGCGTTCTGGCGAATATGGAGCACAGTCCCTACGGGGACGGTACAGCCCAGATCGTCCGTCTGATCGAAGCCCACCGGCTGAAGGAGGGCTCGTGA
- the spoVE gene encoding stage V sporulation protein E — translation MVKARSSPDMLLLGSTLVLLVIGVVMVFSASAVLAFREFGDSMYYLKRQALFAGLGVAAMVFTMNTDYWIWKKYAKIALIVCFVLLVAVLVPGIGVVRGGARSWLGIGSFGIQPSEFMKMGMIIFLSKWLSERQNTITLFAKGLMPPLGLVGLAFGMIMLQPDLGTGAVLVGASLLIIYVAGARLLHLSYLGMVGVAGLVGLIIAAPYRLKRITAFLDPWADPLGAGYQSIQSLYAIGPGGLVGLGLGMSRQKYSYLPEPQTDFIFSIIAEELGFIGGTFVLLLFTLLVWRGMRTAITAPDTFGSLLATGIVGMVAVQVIINIGVVIGMFPVTGITLPLISAGGSSLTLMLTSLGVLLNISRYSR, via the coding sequence ATGGTCAAAGCTAGGTCGTCACCGGACATGTTGCTGCTCGGCTCCACGCTTGTGCTCCTGGTCATCGGCGTGGTCATGGTCTTCAGCGCCAGCGCGGTGCTCGCATTCCGTGAATTCGGGGATTCGATGTACTATTTGAAGCGGCAGGCGCTGTTTGCGGGGCTTGGCGTCGCAGCCATGGTGTTCACTATGAATACCGACTATTGGATCTGGAAGAAGTATGCCAAAATCGCCTTGATCGTCTGCTTTGTCCTGCTGGTTGCGGTCCTGGTGCCGGGCATCGGCGTGGTGCGCGGTGGCGCCCGCAGCTGGCTGGGTATCGGTTCCTTCGGCATCCAGCCCTCCGAATTCATGAAGATGGGGATGATCATCTTCCTCTCGAAGTGGCTCTCGGAGCGGCAGAACACCATTACGCTGTTCGCCAAGGGCCTGATGCCTCCGCTCGGTTTGGTGGGACTGGCCTTCGGCATGATCATGCTCCAGCCCGACCTCGGGACCGGAGCGGTGCTTGTCGGCGCATCCCTGCTTATTATCTACGTCGCGGGCGCACGCCTGCTTCATCTATCTTATCTCGGTATGGTCGGGGTCGCCGGACTCGTCGGCCTCATTATCGCTGCGCCGTACAGGCTCAAGCGGATTACCGCCTTCCTGGACCCCTGGGCCGATCCGCTCGGCGCGGGCTACCAGTCCATCCAGTCGCTCTACGCGATCGGACCGGGCGGGCTCGTGGGACTCGGTCTTGGCATGAGCCGGCAGAAGTACAGCTATCTCCCCGAACCGCAGACCGACTTTATCTTCTCCATTATTGCCGAGGAACTCGGCTTTATCGGCGGCACGTTCGTGCTCCTGCTCTTCACGCTGCTGGTATGGCGGGGGATGCGCACCGCCATTACGGCCCCCGATACGTTCGGCAGTCTGCTTGCCACAGGCATCGTAGGCATGGTGGCCGTCCAGGTCATCATCAACATCGGCGTGGTCATCGGCATGTTCCCCGTCACCGGCATTACGCTGCCTCTGATCAGCGCAGGCGGCTCATCGCTCACCTTGATGCTGACCTCGCTCGGCGTGCTGCTCAACATTTCCCGTTATTCCAGGTGA
- the murD gene encoding UDP-N-acetylmuramoyl-L-alanine--D-glutamate ligase, translated as MEHPSSYGGRQVVILGLARSGVAVAKLFHEQGAHVTVNDKKERQLCPEADELEALGISVVCGSHPAGLVHEGIALVVKNPGIPYTVDPVRRASELGIEVVTEVEVAYRICRAPIIGITGSNGKTTTTTWTGLMLEAGGLKPIVAGNIGRALTEAALEAEQDNRMVVELSSFQLKGTDRFRPRIGCLTNVYETHLDYHGSMNDYVESKAKLFANQTEEDTAVLNWDHEICRQVAEGLRSQVLPFSIRQELDYGLYVQPPIGGGSEDDAHRMLVYRSRDGALQEILPMKEIGIPGTFNVENALAASAIALTSGVGVEAIADVLRSFGGVEHRLELVGTKDGVQFYNNSKATNPTATIKTIEALTQDIILIAGGLDRGSDYMELLPVFGRQVKGLVAIGETKEKIVRVARLAGMSRVKTVDTAKQVQDTVTKAVREAFAMAKPGDVVLLSPACASWDMFASYEERGSMFRQSVHNL; from the coding sequence ATGGAGCATCCATCATCATACGGCGGCCGCCAGGTCGTCATTCTGGGCCTGGCGAGAAGCGGCGTGGCCGTGGCCAAATTGTTCCACGAGCAGGGTGCGCATGTCACCGTCAACGATAAGAAGGAACGCCAACTATGCCCTGAGGCCGACGAACTGGAGGCTCTGGGTATTTCTGTTGTCTGCGGGTCCCATCCCGCCGGGCTGGTGCATGAAGGCATCGCGCTCGTGGTCAAGAACCCGGGCATCCCTTACACGGTCGATCCGGTGCGCCGGGCGTCCGAGCTGGGCATCGAGGTCGTCACGGAGGTGGAAGTGGCTTACCGCATCTGCCGTGCGCCGATCATCGGCATCACCGGCTCGAACGGCAAGACCACGACGACAACGTGGACCGGACTGATGCTGGAAGCCGGCGGACTGAAGCCCATCGTGGCCGGGAATATCGGCCGGGCGCTGACCGAAGCGGCGCTGGAGGCGGAACAGGACAACCGGATGGTCGTCGAGTTGAGCTCGTTCCAGCTCAAGGGAACGGACCGGTTCCGCCCGCGGATCGGCTGTCTGACCAACGTGTATGAGACGCATCTCGATTATCACGGCTCCATGAACGACTACGTCGAGTCGAAGGCGAAGCTGTTCGCCAATCAGACCGAAGAGGATACGGCCGTGCTGAACTGGGACCATGAGATCTGCCGTCAAGTGGCGGAGGGCCTCCGCTCGCAGGTGCTGCCGTTCTCGATCCGTCAGGAGCTGGACTACGGACTGTATGTCCAGCCGCCGATCGGCGGGGGAAGCGAAGACGATGCCCACCGGATGCTCGTCTACCGCAGCCGGGACGGCGCTCTCCAGGAGATTCTGCCCATGAAGGAGATCGGCATTCCAGGAACCTTCAACGTGGAGAATGCGCTGGCCGCCAGTGCGATTGCGCTGACCAGCGGAGTGGGCGTGGAGGCGATCGCGGACGTCCTGCGTTCCTTCGGAGGCGTCGAGCACCGGCTGGAGCTTGTCGGCACGAAGGACGGCGTCCAGTTCTACAACAACTCCAAGGCGACGAACCCGACCGCGACGATCAAGACGATCGAGGCGCTCACGCAGGACATCATCCTGATCGCCGGGGGGCTCGACCGCGGATCCGACTATATGGAGCTGCTTCCCGTGTTCGGCCGGCAGGTGAAGGGACTTGTCGCCATCGGCGAAACGAAGGAAAAAATCGTTCGTGTCGCCCGGCTGGCCGGCATGAGCCGGGTGAAAACCGTCGATACTGCTAAGCAGGTGCAGGATACGGTCACGAAGGCGGTCCGGGAAGCGTTCGCCATGGCAAAGCCTGGGGATGTCGTGCTTCTCTCGCCGGCGTGCGCCAGCTGGGACATGTTCGCCTCCTACGAGGAAAGGGGAAGCATGTTTAGGCAGTCCGTGCATAACCTTTAA
- the mraY gene encoding phospho-N-acetylmuramoyl-pentapeptide-transferase, with protein sequence MDFNIVMITLGVAFLLAVIMGPLFIPLLRRLKFGQQVRGDGPQSHLKKSGTPTMGGIIIMLALALAVLRFGEPNMETVTLLIATLGYGFVGFLDDYIKILFKRSLGLTARQKLLGQLVVSIVVCVLLVQMGHSTDIRIPYLHFSFDLGWLYFPFVVFLMLGTSNAVNFTDGLDGLLAGTSAIAFGAYAVIALNNTQPNIAIFSAAVVGAVLGFLVFNAHPAKVFMGDTGSLGLGGGLTVVALLTKAELLLALIGGVFLVEILSVIIQVVSFKTRGKRVFKMSPIHHHFELVGWSEWRVVISFWTAGLILAGIGLYINEVL encoded by the coding sequence GTGGATTTCAATATCGTTATGATCACGCTCGGCGTAGCCTTTCTGCTTGCGGTTATTATGGGGCCTCTCTTCATTCCCCTGCTACGCCGTCTCAAGTTCGGACAGCAGGTGCGGGGGGACGGTCCCCAGAGCCATCTCAAGAAATCGGGCACGCCGACCATGGGCGGGATCATTATCATGCTGGCGCTCGCGCTGGCGGTTCTCCGTTTCGGGGAACCCAACATGGAGACCGTGACGCTGCTCATCGCCACCCTCGGGTACGGGTTCGTCGGCTTCCTTGATGACTATATCAAAATCTTGTTCAAACGCTCTCTGGGCCTGACGGCACGACAGAAGCTCCTCGGGCAGCTGGTCGTCTCGATCGTCGTCTGCGTGCTTCTCGTCCAGATGGGGCACAGCACGGATATCCGCATTCCTTATCTTCATTTTTCGTTCGATCTCGGCTGGCTGTACTTCCCGTTCGTGGTCTTCCTGATGCTCGGCACCTCCAATGCCGTGAACTTCACGGACGGTCTCGACGGTCTGCTGGCAGGCACCTCGGCCATCGCCTTCGGCGCGTATGCGGTGATCGCGCTGAACAACACGCAGCCGAACATTGCGATTTTCTCGGCGGCCGTCGTCGGTGCGGTGCTGGGCTTCCTGGTGTTCAATGCGCACCCGGCCAAGGTTTTCATGGGAGATACCGGGTCGCTCGGCCTCGGCGGCGGTCTTACCGTCGTGGCGCTCCTGACGAAAGCGGAGCTGCTGCTCGCTCTCATCGGAGGCGTATTCCTGGTGGAGATTCTCTCCGTTATCATTCAAGTCGTTTCATTCAAGACCCGAGGCAAGCGCGTATTCAAAATGAGCCCGATCCACCATCACTTCGAACTCGTGGGATGGTCGGAGTGGCGCGTGGTCATCTCCTTCTGGACGGCGGGGCTGATCCTGGCGGGCATCGGACTATACATTAACGAGGTGTTGTAG
- a CDS encoding UDP-N-acetylmuramoyl-tripeptide--D-alanyl-D-alanine ligase, producing MIERTLGEIARMAGGTLADAAMADRPVKGVSKDTRTLAEGNLYVPIIGEAFDGHNFAEAALEQGASGLLWQRDHGSGPTGAPLIYVEDALQALQQLATSYRRELAVRVVGITGSNGKTTTKDMTAAVLSTTFRVHKTLGNYNNHIGLPLTLLQMNEDTEIAVLEMGMSGRGEIELLSRLAEPEIAIITNIGEAHLLQLGSRLEIARAKAEILAGLQPGGVLVYHGDEPLLREVLPEWEPQDFRGVTFGREASNDLFPLDLRLTESGTQMTVNTDPQTPYYIPMLGAHNAVNALAAIAVGRHFGLTAPVMAEGLQGLVMTGMRIEVSVAPSGLTVWNDAYNASPTAMRAALALLHEAQGFERKYAVLGDMLELGEKEAEFHREIGRVLDPAHVEAVFLFGPLAGHIAEGALEKFPPERVRHYEDKETLARELAEAASAQDVVLIKGSRGMRMEQVASFLVQLGG from the coding sequence ATGATAGAGCGGACACTGGGCGAGATCGCAAGGATGGCGGGAGGCACGCTGGCGGATGCCGCTATGGCGGACCGGCCCGTGAAGGGCGTCTCGAAGGACACCCGGACCTTGGCCGAAGGCAACCTGTATGTGCCGATTATCGGCGAAGCGTTCGACGGGCACAACTTTGCCGAAGCCGCCCTGGAACAGGGGGCCTCGGGCCTTCTGTGGCAGCGGGATCACGGCAGCGGGCCGACCGGCGCGCCCCTGATCTATGTGGAGGATGCGCTGCAGGCGCTGCAGCAGCTCGCCACGAGCTACCGCAGGGAGCTGGCGGTGCGGGTCGTCGGGATCACCGGCAGCAACGGCAAGACCACAACGAAGGACATGACGGCCGCCGTCCTGTCGACCACGTTCCGCGTACACAAGACGCTTGGCAACTATAACAACCATATCGGGCTTCCGCTCACGCTGCTTCAGATGAACGAGGATACCGAGATTGCGGTGCTCGAGATGGGCATGAGCGGGCGGGGCGAGATCGAGCTGCTCTCGCGCCTGGCGGAGCCGGAGATCGCCATCATCACGAACATCGGCGAGGCCCACCTGCTGCAGCTGGGCTCCCGCCTCGAGATCGCCCGGGCGAAGGCCGAGATTCTCGCAGGCCTGCAGCCGGGCGGCGTGCTCGTCTATCACGGCGACGAGCCGCTGCTCCGGGAGGTGCTGCCGGAGTGGGAGCCGCAGGATTTCCGCGGGGTCACCTTCGGCAGGGAAGCGTCGAACGACCTGTTCCCGCTCGATCTCCGGCTGACGGAGTCCGGGACCCAGATGACGGTGAACACGGATCCGCAGACGCCGTACTACATTCCGATGCTCGGCGCCCACAATGCGGTCAACGCGCTGGCGGCGATCGCGGTCGGCCGGCACTTCGGATTGACGGCGCCGGTGATGGCCGAAGGCCTGCAGGGCCTCGTCATGACCGGCATGCGCATCGAAGTCAGCGTGGCGCCGTCCGGCCTCACGGTCTGGAACGATGCCTATAACGCCAGTCCGACGGCCATGCGGGCGGCGCTGGCCCTCCTGCATGAGGCGCAGGGCTTCGAACGCAAATATGCGGTGCTGGGCGATATGCTGGAGCTCGGGGAGAAGGAGGCCGAATTCCACCGGGAGATCGGCCGGGTGCTCGATCCCGCCCACGTGGAGGCGGTATTCCTCTTCGGCCCGCTTGCCGGACATATCGCCGAAGGCGCCCTGGAGAAGTTTCCGCCGGAGCGCGTGCGGCATTACGAAGACAAAGAAACGCTGGCGCGCGAGCTGGCCGAAGCCGCTTCGGCGCAGGATGTCGTGCTGATCAAAGGGTCTCGCGGCATGCGCATGGAGCAGGTGGCTTCGTTTTTAGTGCAATTGGGGGGATAA